In the genome of Thermosphaera aggregans DSM 11486, one region contains:
- the csa3 gene encoding CRISPR-associated CARF protein Csa3, whose translation MRVFLYPLGFHEHAAVRLLVEYRASRDDKLVVFTCNPLSAGSRSAFESLRAVAAAQGFPEPELVLVNCSDYFESFSIVKKHLAPLTGEFVLEIGTGPRLISHVVTHVLMFTRRGFTVHYQPETGVDTSTGVSAGFLGVVLNGLSSSEMEVLSALGTDGASIAELARILGKSEKTVRNIVSMLRSKGLVEKSGRSERVFLTRAGRALVA comes from the coding sequence TTGAGGGTTTTCCTGTACCCTCTCGGGTTTCACGAGCACGCGGCCGTGAGGCTTCTCGTCGAGTACAGGGCTTCGAGAGATGATAAACTGGTAGTGTTTACCTGCAACCCTTTGTCAGCGGGCTCGCGGAGTGCTTTCGAATCGCTGAGGGCTGTGGCGGCTGCGCAGGGTTTTCCGGAGCCCGAGCTGGTGCTGGTTAACTGCTCCGACTACTTCGAATCCTTCAGCATTGTTAAGAAGCACCTGGCGCCTCTTACCGGCGAGTTCGTGCTGGAGATTGGCACGGGCCCCCGGCTCATAAGCCACGTGGTAACCCATGTGTTGATGTTTACGCGCCGGGGCTTCACCGTTCACTACCAGCCGGAGACCGGGGTTGACACTTCAACGGGGGTTTCAGCGGGGTTTCTGGGGGTTGTTTTGAACGGGCTGTCCTCTTCCGAGATGGAGGTTTTGAGCGCGCTCGGGACGGATGGGGCTTCGATCGCGGAGTTGGCGAGGATTCTGGGGAAGAGCGAGAAGACTGTTAGGAATATTGTCAGCATGCTCAGGTCTAAGGGGCTTGTGGAGAAGTCTGGGAGGTCTGAGCGGGTTTTCCTCACGCGTGCCGGGAGGGCGCTGGTCGCCTAG
- the cas3 gene encoding CRISPR-associated helicase Cas3', with amino-acid sequence MRKGISVFLQLFQEHGKAILIAPTGYGKTLASLEILRRMMEKGVSAGLIHTVPLKSLVEKIYVEKFEGKGFRTGYQSQGRLPGAVKSPFFLRELVVTTLDSFVMNLYKAPVAEFNKVMGDVSPGHYYVPLSSILTSTVVFDEAHMYLGDVDESLSLPMIHAAINALVRLKTPVAVETATMNTNVVGEVAGKMAGEGRVPLVYVSCAGNRQLEKLRSNPRVELHEVCDEEYEEANSIKWATEIVKADKMEGVVDEALKTVDEGGVVLVVRNTVEKAVETFYKLERRLGGRDRLLLIHGRLSTADRERAVQRMNDIMSEGGVIVSTQVIEAGVETNASILITDAAPVENLAQRAGRLCREGSRIFEKCRENGARVYVIEPESGSKDRVDVYSAERVVKTLEGLNQFLKAGKAVDWRLLGTDEEEGRVSFTEILESAVPPPAATSFKEKTYEEMLKSYLESDTSFEVFKKIQNLFGEEGFFRKTVQVRLAVPLNGDYDYVDVDFEWLVRKERELVRNNKPCLEYYPDGRAKVLGFDYDNEKWVEKPSEKISLKMLSREGFPGKHFLDHPGDLYKVAQGNSEEVARYFALLLRKECYEPGIGLVIKHE; translated from the coding sequence GTGAGGAAAGGCATAAGCGTTTTCCTCCAGCTTTTCCAGGAGCATGGAAAAGCCATCCTCATAGCCCCAACCGGGTATGGGAAAACCCTTGCCTCGCTCGAAATCCTGAGGCGGATGATGGAGAAGGGGGTTAGCGCCGGCCTAATCCACACGGTTCCTTTGAAATCCCTTGTCGAGAAAATATACGTGGAGAAGTTCGAGGGGAAAGGGTTTAGAACAGGCTACCAGTCACAGGGGCGCTTACCCGGCGCGGTGAAATCCCCATTCTTCCTCAGAGAGCTCGTGGTGACCACGCTTGACAGCTTCGTGATGAACCTGTACAAGGCGCCGGTGGCGGAGTTCAACAAGGTGATGGGGGATGTCAGCCCCGGCCACTACTACGTCCCCTTATCATCCATTCTCACGTCAACCGTGGTTTTCGATGAAGCACACATGTATCTCGGAGACGTTGACGAATCACTATCACTCCCCATGATCCACGCCGCCATCAACGCCCTGGTAAGGCTTAAAACACCGGTCGCTGTTGAAACAGCCACGATGAACACTAACGTTGTGGGAGAAGTAGCCGGCAAAATGGCCGGGGAAGGCAGGGTTCCACTAGTGTACGTGAGCTGCGCGGGAAACAGGCAGCTGGAGAAGCTGCGGAGCAACCCGAGGGTTGAACTACACGAGGTGTGTGATGAAGAGTATGAGGAGGCAAACAGCATTAAATGGGCGACAGAGATAGTGAAGGCGGACAAGATGGAGGGAGTGGTTGACGAGGCGTTGAAAACCGTGGACGAGGGCGGCGTCGTCCTGGTGGTCAGGAACACGGTGGAGAAGGCTGTTGAAACCTTCTACAAGCTCGAGAGGAGGCTAGGGGGGAGGGACAGGCTGCTCCTCATCCACGGAAGGCTCAGCACTGCTGACAGGGAGAGGGCTGTTCAGAGAATGAACGACATAATGAGCGAGGGGGGAGTCATCGTCAGCACCCAGGTTATAGAGGCAGGGGTTGAAACAAACGCTTCAATACTGATAACCGACGCAGCCCCCGTCGAGAACCTGGCGCAGAGAGCTGGAAGACTGTGCAGGGAGGGCTCGAGAATTTTCGAGAAATGCAGGGAGAATGGGGCCCGGGTCTACGTGATCGAGCCGGAGAGCGGGTCCAAGGACAGGGTAGACGTCTACAGCGCTGAAAGAGTTGTCAAAACACTCGAAGGATTAAATCAGTTCTTGAAAGCAGGCAAGGCCGTTGACTGGCGGCTACTCGGGACGGATGAGGAAGAGGGGAGGGTGAGCTTCACGGAAATCTTGGAGAGCGCTGTGCCGCCCCCGGCTGCGACTTCCTTCAAGGAGAAGACCTACGAGGAAATGCTGAAGAGCTATTTAGAGAGCGATACCTCCTTTGAAGTGTTTAAAAAGATTCAAAATCTCTTCGGCGAGGAGGGCTTTTTCAGGAAGACCGTTCAAGTCAGGCTCGCGGTGCCGTTGAACGGCGACTACGACTACGTCGACGTCGACTTCGAGTGGTTGGTGCGGAAGGAGAGGGAGCTGGTTAGGAACAATAAACCCTGCCTAGAGTACTACCCCGATGGAAGGGCGAAAGTGTTGGGCTTCGACTACGATAACGAGAAATGGGTTGAGAAACCCTCAGAGAAGATCAGCTTGAAGATGTTAAGCAGAGAGGGCTTCCCCGGAAAACACTTCCTCGACCACCCTGGCGACCTGTACAAGGTCGCCCAGGGGAACAGTGAGGAAGTGGCAAGGTACTTTGCCCTGCTCCTGAGGAAGGAGTGCTACGAGCCCGGCATCGGGCTGGTGATCAAGCATGAGTAG
- the csa3 gene encoding CRISPR-associated CARF protein Csa3, whose product MSERKTLVATFGFDIDFVLRRISGREYDKIILLSLKTPEGEKRVEKAYTTLKTVCISMGVDCALEWLEKNGFVRTIYSILSREAGEASVELYLTGGPRILVVSALTAALMLSSRHAEKINIVVEGEAFEKTWEAPLKTLKKLVALDEKSREVVMHTAVLRRTSLAELSRKLGLPKPTVLRRLRELVDKGVICKMGDEYLLCPQVDQLL is encoded by the coding sequence ATGAGCGAGAGGAAAACGCTAGTAGCAACATTCGGCTTCGACATAGACTTCGTCCTCAGAAGAATCTCCGGGAGAGAGTACGACAAGATCATACTCCTCTCCCTGAAAACGCCTGAAGGAGAGAAGCGCGTTGAAAAAGCATACACAACCCTGAAAACAGTTTGCATATCAATGGGCGTCGACTGCGCGCTGGAATGGCTAGAGAAGAATGGGTTTGTGCGAACCATATACTCAATCCTCAGCAGGGAAGCCGGCGAAGCCAGTGTAGAGCTCTACCTGACGGGAGGGCCCCGCATCCTCGTGGTCTCAGCGCTCACAGCCGCCCTAATGCTGAGTAGCAGGCACGCCGAGAAGATCAACATAGTAGTGGAGGGGGAGGCTTTCGAGAAAACCTGGGAAGCACCGTTGAAAACCTTGAAAAAACTAGTAGCACTGGATGAGAAGAGCAGGGAGGTAGTAATGCACACAGCCGTGCTACGCAGAACCAGCCTCGCGGAGCTGTCACGCAAGCTGGGCCTCCCCAAACCCACAGTCCTTAGAAGGCTCCGCGAGCTGGTGGATAAGGGAGTGATCTGCAAGATGGGGGACGAATACCTCCTCTGCCCCCAGGTCGACCAGCTGTTGTGA
- a CDS encoding type II/IV secretion system ATPase subunit, whose product MNRLQRFFQNIKTIPPSLPRTLPRGGGFAEASLRVVKRIVEEYLTGFSIDEGVEGLILEEYELPFNVKARIVRSGSLLKYVVEEPPVTPGIVDQVSRLVLGVEADGFKGLEAPGVEVVYNYSKIVSGYGPLYPFTMDEGVEEVSLDRKNGRIHVIHSKYSWYGWLPSNVTVRGDLVDRLVLSLARRSGRHISLHNPIAEGLTREGLRVSLTFGDEVSRSGSSIVIRRRPGTPVAITRLVAEGFLNTAVAAYLWLILESRGWVIIAGSVGAGKTTLLQALLTLIPPSRRVVTIEDTPELNGSTGLWDPLVERHLAVKQGASITSYDLLRFALRRRPDYIVVGEVRGVEARLLVQASRLGHGVLTTIHADNPRSVVERLAAPPISIPRSLLRNISTIVMVSNNQGLRRVSAVCEVGEGSELLEICGGPGSCASLTPSVLASLSERLQGLGDRERVLSMLEKKASFLDDCVSNQVFHYSKLSERLLEYYLSGSG is encoded by the coding sequence TTGAACAGGCTTCAAAGGTTTTTTCAAAACATTAAAACCATTCCTCCAAGCCTCCCCCGCACCCTTCCACGGGGCGGGGGCTTCGCCGAGGCCTCCCTACGGGTTGTGAAAAGGATTGTCGAGGAGTATTTAACAGGCTTCTCCATCGACGAGGGGGTTGAAGGCTTAATCCTGGAGGAGTACGAGCTCCCCTTCAACGTTAAGGCGAGGATTGTGAGGAGCGGTAGCCTGCTGAAGTATGTCGTGGAGGAGCCGCCGGTGACGCCGGGGATTGTTGACCAGGTCTCAAGGCTGGTTCTAGGCGTTGAGGCCGATGGGTTTAAAGGGCTGGAGGCCCCGGGGGTTGAAGTGGTTTACAATTACTCGAAGATTGTGAGCGGCTACGGCCCCCTTTACCCCTTCACAATGGATGAGGGCGTTGAAGAGGTGAGCCTTGACAGGAAGAATGGGAGGATCCATGTAATCCACTCCAAGTACAGCTGGTACGGGTGGCTCCCCTCAAACGTCACGGTGAGGGGCGATCTCGTCGACAGGCTGGTGCTCTCGCTTGCGAGGAGGTCTGGGAGGCACATCTCCCTTCACAACCCTATAGCGGAGGGGTTGACCAGGGAGGGTTTAAGAGTCAGCCTGACATTCGGCGACGAGGTGTCGAGGAGCGGTAGTAGCATTGTGATCAGGAGGAGGCCGGGCACGCCTGTAGCCATCACCAGGCTCGTTGCCGAGGGTTTTTTAAACACTGCTGTAGCAGCATACCTCTGGCTGATCCTCGAGTCCAGGGGCTGGGTTATTATCGCCGGGAGCGTTGGGGCGGGGAAGACGACACTCCTCCAGGCACTGCTAACCCTTATACCTCCTTCGAGAAGGGTTGTCACCATAGAGGACACGCCGGAGCTGAACGGCTCCACGGGCCTCTGGGACCCGCTTGTCGAGAGGCATTTAGCCGTTAAGCAGGGGGCCAGCATAACCTCTTACGACCTGTTAAGGTTCGCGCTGAGGAGGAGGCCCGACTACATTGTTGTCGGAGAAGTTAGAGGGGTTGAGGCGAGGCTCCTAGTCCAAGCCTCCCGGCTGGGCCACGGTGTTTTAACAACTATTCACGCCGACAACCCCAGGTCGGTGGTGGAGAGGCTGGCGGCGCCCCCTATTTCAATACCGAGGAGCTTGCTGAGGAATATTTCAACAATAGTGATGGTTTCGAACAACCAGGGGTTGAGGAGGGTTTCAGCTGTGTGCGAGGTTGGGGAGGGCTCGGAGCTCCTTGAAATCTGCGGCGGCCCAGGGTCCTGCGCGTCCTTAACGCCAAGTGTTTTAGCATCCCTTTCAGAGAGGCTTCAGGGATTGGGCGATAGGGAGAGGGTTTTAAGCATGCTCGAGAAGAAGGCCTCCTTCCTGGACGACTGCGTCTCCAATCAAGTCTTCCACTACTCCAAGCTCTCTGAGAGGCTTCTAGAATACTATTTATCGGGGAGTGGTTGA
- a CDS encoding CRISPR system precrRNA processing endoribonuclease RAMP protein Cas6 → MLIRGDPSLASVFEPRAGDPPKPVHTTPLFSVDENGRLRCVYSYVRCGQSSTAKCSGRVEPVRLEGRYHFYLGFSTSVLELDRVLAALDKGAGCFEFAGKQVCVSLDAINVADPSATASKIAEKVLETGRVKITLASPAMLRDPFKRAKHKALIPTVMNLFSTPLYTMLVEKGLYGFKAFRRQIVMLHRVFNEPYTVLKTVNLKWVVYKKKPEPTLTGYVNLYVNKHYLERYSEQLDMKEYLAELTAHAITLGVGVGRATGFGHVFVEAGGPGPEAPAQKPGNQQ, encoded by the coding sequence ATGCTGATAAGGGGGGATCCCTCGCTAGCAAGTGTTTTCGAGCCGCGGGCCGGCGACCCTCCCAAGCCCGTTCACACCACTCCCCTGTTCAGCGTCGACGAGAACGGGAGGCTCAGGTGCGTTTACAGCTACGTGAGGTGTGGCCAGAGTTCAACAGCCAAGTGCTCCGGGAGGGTTGAGCCGGTCAGGCTCGAGGGGCGCTACCACTTCTACCTGGGCTTCTCCACCAGCGTTCTCGAGCTGGATAGGGTTCTCGCAGCCCTCGACAAGGGGGCCGGGTGTTTCGAGTTCGCCGGGAAACAGGTGTGCGTCAGCCTCGACGCCATCAACGTAGCAGACCCCTCGGCCACTGCTTCGAAAATCGCCGAGAAAGTATTGGAGACGGGGAGGGTCAAAATCACCCTGGCATCTCCGGCAATGCTCCGGGACCCCTTCAAGAGGGCGAAGCACAAGGCGCTCATCCCGACAGTCATGAACCTCTTCTCAACCCCCCTGTACACGATGCTGGTTGAGAAGGGATTATACGGGTTTAAAGCCTTCCGCAGGCAGATAGTGATGCTGCATAGGGTGTTCAACGAGCCCTACACGGTGTTGAAGACAGTGAATCTTAAATGGGTAGTGTACAAGAAAAAACCCGAGCCAACGCTGACAGGCTACGTAAACCTCTACGTGAACAAGCACTACCTTGAAAGATACAGTGAGCAGTTAGACATGAAGGAGTATTTAGCGGAGCTGACGGCCCACGCGATCACCCTGGGAGTAGGGGTTGGAAGAGCAACAGGCTTCGGCCACGTGTTCGTGGAGGCCGGCGGGCCGGGGCCGGAGGCCCCCGCTCAAAAACCCGGCAACCAGCAGTGA
- the cas7a gene encoding type I-A CRISPR-associated protein Cas7/Csa2, whose product MADLHVQNLSLTARILVNAEALNMAESVGNYTRHRKAPVVVPSESGYSIIYVPAVSGESLAHAYQTLLAHIASQKGLPVTEMDAQGFFMKFSDENIIKNYYAKELAKALKAKDEVEALDMLKKLELAEVEKTILKTSVVADVGGFLYTEKLVKRTSAIRFAYLIPALDALITGGASLSPQLHVRYTPEAKKGEQALFYVESSSALYTLTAQLVISDIGKVSLDPRIRDEELEKQRASRIEAAIDALTVLVEGVLFGAKRTRYMPQWDVRSILVAYSRGPVEYNVSPGLTKDYMVKSYERAVALAKSLGNSLIVNMYGYNGEAGYLQEPVVKPEVKNVTFEKTSTPAEALSKAKEKVMSINKPLG is encoded by the coding sequence ATGGCGGATCTCCACGTTCAAAACTTGAGCCTGACCGCTAGAATACTAGTCAACGCTGAAGCGTTAAACATGGCTGAGAGCGTTGGAAACTACACGAGGCACAGGAAAGCCCCCGTAGTCGTGCCGTCGGAGAGCGGGTACTCAATAATATATGTTCCAGCCGTCAGCGGCGAATCCCTAGCCCACGCCTATCAAACACTACTAGCACACATAGCGTCCCAGAAAGGGCTACCGGTAACCGAGATGGATGCGCAAGGATTCTTCATGAAGTTCTCCGATGAAAACATAATTAAAAACTATTATGCAAAAGAATTGGCCAAAGCGTTGAAAGCCAAGGACGAGGTTGAAGCCCTGGACATGCTGAAGAAATTGGAGCTCGCGGAAGTGGAGAAAACAATTCTAAAGACAAGCGTTGTCGCGGACGTCGGAGGATTCCTCTACACGGAGAAATTGGTTAAGAGAACCTCGGCGATCAGGTTCGCATACCTGATACCCGCCCTGGACGCGCTAATAACGGGAGGCGCGAGCCTATCCCCACAACTACATGTTAGATACACGCCAGAAGCTAAGAAGGGAGAGCAGGCACTCTTCTACGTGGAAAGCAGCAGTGCGCTGTACACGCTCACAGCGCAACTAGTGATCTCCGACATTGGGAAAGTCTCACTGGACCCGAGGATCAGAGATGAAGAGCTTGAAAAGCAACGCGCAAGCAGGATAGAAGCAGCGATTGACGCGCTAACCGTCCTGGTCGAAGGAGTCTTGTTCGGAGCTAAGAGAACCAGGTACATGCCTCAATGGGACGTGCGCAGCATTCTCGTGGCTTATTCGAGAGGTCCGGTGGAATACAATGTATCACCGGGGCTGACCAAGGACTACATGGTCAAGAGCTATGAGAGAGCCGTAGCACTGGCCAAGAGCCTCGGCAACAGCCTGATCGTCAACATGTACGGGTACAACGGAGAGGCCGGGTATTTACAGGAGCCCGTGGTAAAGCCCGAGGTTAAAAATGTTACGTTCGAGAAAACGTCTACGCCTGCTGAGGCCCTGTCGAAGGCTAAAGAGAAAGTTATGAGCATAAACAAGCCCTTAGGGTGA
- the cas5 gene encoding CRISPR-associated protein Cas5: MSQNIRVFYTSITLSWGFTVRYKEVSAAQPSYILPPPTTIVGAFSYPLARMLGLADSLPEDKAYKNGYLVSKTMKAFLDSTLAASAGVAGEGGLVMHQEPSKIHASIYKGESEADRMRAEPFTEKFYGESLPRIFPVQAIGATYAPGVKLYMTWVLDVDKLLKNLRENGVRVDEEDLDSAARQAVHGVTRVGSKEGIVAVDHDLTGYEKNPEIVNPGGKIRTIQYVPSECVDPEEIIPQITLPYLDYSPRLFYIPSESASNTLLKPYSLPTGKWLRVKHPCKAYAPREFKQEFTSVGI, from the coding sequence TTGAGTCAAAACATACGTGTTTTTTACACCTCAATAACCCTTTCATGGGGGTTTACAGTAAGATATAAGGAGGTCTCGGCCGCACAGCCCTCGTACATCCTTCCCCCTCCTACAACCATTGTGGGCGCTTTCAGCTATCCCTTAGCAAGAATGCTGGGCCTCGCGGACTCGTTGCCCGAGGACAAAGCCTATAAGAACGGCTACCTGGTGAGCAAAACAATGAAAGCATTCCTAGACTCCACCCTGGCCGCGTCAGCCGGGGTGGCTGGAGAAGGAGGTTTAGTAATGCACCAGGAACCATCCAAGATACACGCATCAATATACAAGGGGGAGTCAGAGGCGGATAGGATGCGGGCTGAACCATTCACCGAGAAGTTTTACGGAGAATCACTGCCCAGGATATTCCCGGTTCAAGCAATAGGAGCCACCTACGCCCCCGGGGTGAAACTCTACATGACATGGGTCTTAGACGTTGATAAACTCTTGAAAAACCTGCGGGAAAACGGGGTGCGGGTTGACGAGGAAGACCTGGATTCAGCTGCGCGGCAAGCTGTACATGGAGTAACGAGAGTGGGATCGAAGGAAGGGATAGTAGCAGTCGATCACGACTTAACCGGCTACGAGAAAAACCCCGAGATAGTGAATCCGGGGGGTAAAATCAGAACGATCCAGTACGTGCCTAGCGAGTGCGTGGACCCGGAGGAGATTATTCCGCAAATAACCCTCCCGTACCTGGATTACAGCCCGAGGCTCTTCTACATCCCCTCAGAATCAGCCTCCAACACACTCCTCAAGCCCTACTCCCTCCCAACCGGTAAATGGCTGAGGGTTAAACACCCGTGTAAAGCCTACGCACCCCGAGAGTTTAAGCAAGAGTTCACGAGCGTGGGAATATGA
- a CDS encoding RtcB family protein, producing MVHVRVEKKGDYEWVIPRGAKPCMLTNAVVFADEYLIGKMQEDLTLEQAANVACLPGIRLESYVMPDGHQGYGFPIGGVAGFDVEEGVISPGGVGYDINCGVRVLRTDMDEEDVRPRLKELVEALFRNVPSGVGSTGHLRLSFSDLEEVLNHGVKWAVEHGFGWERDMEHIEEKGSMKDADASKVSRVAKQRGHEQLGTLGAGNHFLEIQVVDEIYDPEAAKVLGITRVGQVTLMIHTGSRGLGHQVASDYLVTMERAMRKYGIQVPDRELAAVPFNSPEGQDYFKAMAAAANFAWTNRQIITHWVRESFKQVFKKPPEDLGLEIIYDVAHNIAKKEEHVVNGEKYRVVVHRKGATRAFPPGHPDIPGDYRSIGQPVLIPGSMGTASYILVGTVNGARTWYSAPHGAGRWLSRGEAIRSYSPERITEELARKGVVLKAATKRVISEEAPGAYKDVDKVVLTAHKVGIAKMVVRMRPIGVVKG from the coding sequence ATGGTTCACGTTAGAGTAGAGAAGAAAGGAGACTATGAATGGGTTATCCCTAGAGGAGCCAAGCCGTGCATGCTCACCAACGCAGTCGTCTTCGCCGACGAGTATTTGATCGGTAAGATGCAGGAGGATTTAACCCTGGAGCAGGCCGCGAACGTGGCCTGCCTCCCCGGGATAAGGCTGGAATCATACGTAATGCCCGACGGCCACCAGGGCTACGGCTTCCCAATAGGAGGGGTCGCGGGCTTCGACGTGGAGGAGGGCGTGATAAGCCCGGGAGGAGTAGGCTACGACATAAACTGCGGGGTCAGGGTGCTGAGGACGGATATGGACGAGGAGGACGTCAGGCCCAGGCTGAAAGAGCTTGTGGAAGCATTGTTCAGGAACGTCCCCAGCGGCGTGGGGTCAACGGGTCATTTAAGGCTGAGCTTCAGCGACCTGGAAGAGGTCTTAAACCACGGGGTTAAATGGGCCGTGGAGCACGGCTTCGGGTGGGAGAGAGACATGGAGCACATCGAGGAGAAGGGGAGCATGAAAGACGCTGACGCGAGCAAGGTCAGCAGGGTTGCGAAGCAGAGGGGTCACGAGCAACTTGGAACACTGGGGGCCGGAAACCACTTCCTGGAGATCCAAGTGGTCGACGAGATATACGACCCCGAGGCGGCCAAAGTCCTCGGGATAACGCGAGTAGGCCAGGTAACCCTCATGATCCACACGGGGAGCAGGGGGCTGGGGCACCAGGTTGCGAGCGACTACCTCGTCACCATGGAGAGGGCTATGAGGAAGTATGGGATACAGGTCCCCGACAGGGAGCTGGCGGCAGTACCCTTCAACTCGCCCGAGGGGCAGGACTACTTCAAGGCCATGGCGGCCGCGGCGAACTTCGCCTGGACGAACAGGCAGATAATAACCCACTGGGTCAGGGAGAGCTTTAAACAGGTTTTCAAGAAACCCCCGGAGGATCTTGGGCTTGAAATAATATACGACGTAGCCCACAACATCGCTAAGAAAGAGGAGCACGTCGTCAACGGCGAGAAGTACAGGGTCGTAGTCCACAGGAAGGGGGCCACTAGAGCCTTCCCGCCCGGGCACCCCGACATACCGGGAGACTACAGGAGCATTGGGCAGCCGGTGCTGATACCGGGGAGCATGGGCACGGCGAGCTACATACTGGTTGGAACAGTGAACGGTGCGAGGACATGGTACAGCGCCCCGCACGGAGCGGGCAGGTGGCTGAGCAGGGGGGAGGCGATAAGGTCTTACAGCCCTGAGAGGATAACCGAGGAGCTCGCGAGAAAAGGGGTCGTGTTGAAGGCTGCGACGAAAAGAGTCATCAGCGAGGAAGCCCCTGGAGCGTACAAGGACGTGGACAAGGTAGTGCTGACAGCGCACAAGGTAGGGATCGCCAAGATGGTCGTCAGGATGCGCCCGATAGGGGTTGTCAAAGGATAG
- a CDS encoding 2-hydroxyacid dehydrogenase: MKTVYMFEPPRNGLELLEKEGIPHVYYPGRQAPPEWLEKELRDAVVLVAAPWNTVTRDLIEKARGLRLIMVQGSGLDKVDIEAATQRGVCVANAPDYIAETVADHIMALILAHYRNIVRGDRYVREGRWTSGVPQSLVGRTLSGKQVGIVGMGRIGASLARRLKPFGARIVYWDRRAKPEIEHALEAQRMDLDQLLETSDVVAITVALTPETRGLVNRERVFRMKKGALLVNTARGPIVDEKALAERLGQGDIYAALDVFETEPLPQDSPLMRLENTILTPHLGGFSWEALAETARFVAESVARFIKQGRLPETVVNKC; the protein is encoded by the coding sequence ATGAAGACGGTATACATGTTTGAGCCGCCTAGGAATGGTCTTGAACTGCTCGAGAAGGAGGGTATTCCTCACGTTTACTACCCTGGAAGGCAGGCGCCGCCGGAGTGGCTTGAGAAGGAGTTGCGCGACGCAGTGGTTCTCGTTGCGGCCCCGTGGAACACTGTCACCAGGGATTTGATTGAGAAGGCGCGAGGGCTGAGGCTGATCATGGTTCAGGGCTCCGGCCTCGACAAGGTCGACATTGAGGCTGCTACGCAGCGGGGTGTTTGCGTGGCCAACGCGCCGGACTACATTGCCGAGACTGTTGCAGACCATATAATGGCCCTGATACTGGCGCACTACAGGAACATTGTAAGGGGTGACAGGTACGTGAGGGAGGGGAGGTGGACCAGCGGTGTCCCCCAATCGCTCGTGGGTAGAACGCTGAGCGGTAAGCAGGTTGGGATTGTTGGGATGGGGAGGATAGGGGCATCGCTGGCCAGGAGGCTTAAGCCTTTCGGGGCTAGAATAGTCTACTGGGATAGGAGGGCTAAGCCTGAGATAGAGCATGCTCTTGAGGCTCAGAGAATGGATTTAGACCAGCTCCTTGAAACAAGCGATGTGGTAGCGATAACCGTGGCCCTGACCCCTGAGACAAGGGGGCTGGTGAACAGGGAAAGAGTGTTCAGGATGAAGAAGGGGGCGTTGCTCGTCAATACTGCAAGGGGGCCGATAGTTGATGAGAAAGCCCTCGCGGAAAGGCTTGGGCAGGGAGACATTTACGCGGCCCTGGATGTTTTCGAAACGGAGCCGCTCCCGCAGGACAGCCCGTTGATGAGGCTTGAAAACACGATCCTAACCCCGCACCTCGGGGGTTTCTCCTGGGAAGCCCTGGCGGAGACGGCGAGGTTTGTCGCGGAATCGGTAGCCAGGTTCATCAAGCAGGGGAGGCTGCCGGAGACCGTTGTGAACAAGTGTTGA
- a CDS encoding CRISPR-associated endonuclease Cas3'': MSSGCEELNKLLQTPLAYLEVKDGKPYHEPLLDHLAQTSIEIEVLFSNRLRVLEEKTRDTFNWERGELLEFAKAIGLLHDIGKASRKYVEEFQRKQRAEELKLTFPQHEIVAGILIYHLSSNIEDSNARRRARLAARVIARHHAAMESRHPAKVRDDRCKKEFLREVLEKINYSVIEQVRAVCRGHELCEILSKKPESRVVREGNFCTDFVEELARTSDAPKSADRVHDFILLNALTGMLVVADNLVAYRNRRSKSTTDGSTPLYVKHWLCELACDCASDYW; the protein is encoded by the coding sequence ATGAGTAGCGGGTGTGAAGAGTTGAACAAACTCCTGCAGACCCCTTTAGCCTACTTAGAAGTAAAGGATGGCAAACCCTATCATGAGCCGCTCCTCGACCACCTGGCCCAGACGAGCATTGAAATAGAGGTGTTGTTCAGCAACAGGCTGAGAGTGCTCGAGGAGAAGACGAGAGACACCTTCAACTGGGAGAGAGGGGAACTGCTCGAGTTCGCGAAAGCGATAGGCCTACTGCACGACATAGGTAAGGCTTCGAGAAAGTATGTTGAAGAGTTTCAGAGAAAACAACGCGCGGAGGAGTTAAAGCTGACATTCCCCCAGCATGAAATAGTGGCGGGCATCCTGATATATCACCTGTCAAGCAACATTGAAGACTCCAACGCTAGAAGGAGGGCGAGGCTCGCCGCCAGAGTAATAGCCAGGCATCACGCTGCAATGGAGAGCAGACACCCCGCGAAAGTAAGAGATGATAGGTGTAAGAAAGAGTTCCTAAGGGAGGTCTTGGAGAAAATCAACTACTCCGTGATCGAGCAGGTGAGAGCAGTGTGCAGGGGGCACGAGCTCTGCGAAATCCTCTCTAAAAAGCCCGAGAGCAGGGTTGTGCGCGAGGGGAACTTCTGCACCGACTTCGTCGAAGAGTTGGCGAGGACTTCAGACGCCCCCAAGAGCGCGGACAGGGTTCACGACTTCATACTCTTAAACGCGTTAACCGGTATGCTGGTAGTCGCGGACAACCTGGTAGCTTACAGGAACAGGAGGAGCAAGTCCACCACCGATGGTTCAACACCCCTGTACGTTAAGCACTGGCTGTGCGAGCTAGCCTGTGACTGCGCTAGCGATTACTGGTGA